The Armatimonadota bacterium genome includes a window with the following:
- the tgt-2 gene encoding queuine tRNA-ribosyltransferase produces MPVATQGTVKAMTTEEVWDIGYRLILANTYHLYLRPGTEVLRKAGGLRGLMKWQGALLTDSGGYQVFSLSAIRKISDDGVMIRSYIDGSPHHFTPEKVLDIQRAIGSDIAMVLDVCPPYGAPHAEVSRAVDLTVSWAERSAAARDGIALVFGIVQGGPFEDLRRRCAEKICDIGFDGYAIGGVSVGEPPPEAYRIVELTAPLLPVDKPRYLMGMGTPLDILNGIERGVDLFDCVLPTRLGRNGSVYTSRGRLNLKNARFADDLGPVDPDCCCPTCSKYSAAYLRHLYKAEEILAARLATMHNLWLYHDLVRRAREAIRRGEFPAFKASVEQAMTAADQE; encoded by the coding sequence ATGCCTGTGGCCACTCAGGGGACAGTGAAGGCCATGACGACGGAAGAGGTCTGGGACATTGGCTACCGGCTCATCCTGGCGAACACCTACCACCTTTACCTGCGTCCGGGAACGGAAGTCCTGCGTAAGGCCGGCGGGTTGCGTGGCCTGATGAAATGGCAAGGGGCGTTGCTGACGGACAGCGGAGGCTATCAGGTCTTTAGCCTGTCCGCCATCCGCAAGATCTCGGACGATGGTGTAATGATCCGCAGCTACATTGACGGCTCGCCTCACCATTTCACCCCGGAAAAGGTGCTGGACATACAGCGCGCCATCGGATCGGACATCGCCATGGTTCTGGACGTCTGCCCTCCTTATGGGGCCCCGCATGCCGAGGTTTCCAGGGCCGTGGACCTGACGGTTTCCTGGGCTGAGCGCTCTGCGGCGGCACGCGACGGGATTGCTCTGGTGTTTGGCATTGTACAGGGTGGACCGTTCGAGGACCTTCGCCGGCGCTGTGCGGAAAAAATCTGCGATATCGGATTCGACGGCTATGCCATCGGTGGTGTGTCCGTGGGAGAACCGCCGCCGGAGGCTTACCGCATCGTGGAGTTGACGGCTCCTCTGTTGCCGGTGGACAAACCTCGTTATCTCATGGGCATGGGGACTCCACTGGATATCCTCAATGGCATCGAGCGGGGGGTGGATCTCTTTGACTGCGTATTGCCGACCCGACTGGGCCGCAACGGCAGTGTGTATACATCCAGAGGACGGCTGAATCTGAAAAACGCTCGTTTTGCGGACGATCTGGGGCCAGTGGATCCGGATTGCTGTTGCCCCACGTGCAGCAAGTATTCCGCGGCTTACCTGCGTCATCTTTACAAGGCGGAAGAGATCCTTGCAGCCCGGCTCGCAACGATGCATAACCTTTGGCTTTACCACGATCTGGTCCGGCGAGCCCGCGAGGCCATCCGCCGGGGAGAGTTTCCGGCGTTCAAAGCTTCCGTCGAACAGGCGATGACAGCGGCGGATCAGGAGTGA
- the sigR gene encoding ECF RNA polymerase sigma factor SigR has product MTGSDTAAKKEFEELVLPLLDSLYSAALRMTRNSSDAEDLVQETVLLAFRNFHQFQSGTNIKAWLFRILTNTFINGYRKKSKEPERVDLPDVEDFYFLSEVRRQSESASDPEMQVLNRFLHEDIMAAIDRLPEEFRLVVVLNAIEGLAYQEIADILGIPIGTVRSRLYRGRKLLQKFLYEQAREMGYVASS; this is encoded by the coding sequence ATGACCGGATCCGACACAGCAGCCAAAAAAGAGTTCGAAGAGCTGGTCCTTCCACTTCTCGACAGTCTCTACTCCGCGGCGCTGAGGATGACGCGAAACTCCTCCGACGCCGAAGACCTGGTCCAGGAGACGGTCTTGCTCGCGTTCCGCAATTTCCACCAGTTCCAGTCCGGAACCAATATAAAGGCGTGGTTGTTCCGGATATTGACAAACACCTTCATCAACGGCTACCGCAAAAAGTCAAAGGAACCGGAACGCGTGGACCTGCCGGATGTAGAAGATTTCTACTTCCTCAGCGAGGTCCGACGGCAAAGCGAATCGGCGAGCGATCCGGAGATGCAGGTGCTCAACAGGTTCCTGCACGAGGATATCATGGCGGCCATAGACCGTCTTCCGGAGGAGTTCCGCCTGGTGGTGGTCCTGAATGCCATCGAAGGTCTGGCTTACCAGGAGATAGCAGACATCCTGGGCATTCCCATCGGCACGGTTCGGTCCAGATTGTACCGCGGTAGGAAGCTGCTACAGAAGTTTCTCTACGAACAAGCTCGCGAAATGGGATATGTCGCATCGAGTTAG
- a CDS encoding hydrolase has translation MENARLKRQIDFVRQMDRLKNVFRQTLLMDGTRHENDAEHSWHVCLMAILLHEYAGSADLDVLRVVKMLLVHDIVEIEAGDTYCYDEEAHRDKAARENAAADHLFGLLPEDQAAQVRALWEEFEAMQTPEARFAAALDRLQPLLHNYYTKGEAWRRHGVRRSQVLKRNAHIREGAPKLWAFAEELIAESVRKGYLADG, from the coding sequence TTGGAAAATGCCAGGTTGAAGAGACAGATCGACTTCGTCCGTCAGATGGATCGCCTGAAAAATGTTTTTCGTCAGACCCTGCTGATGGACGGGACGCGCCATGAAAACGATGCAGAGCACTCCTGGCATGTTTGTTTGATGGCAATACTTCTACACGAATATGCCGGTTCCGCGGACCTGGATGTTCTCCGGGTTGTCAAAATGCTCCTCGTGCACGATATCGTGGAGATAGAAGCGGGCGACACGTACTGCTACGATGAGGAAGCGCACCGCGACAAGGCCGCACGAGAAAACGCAGCCGCGGACCATCTGTTCGGGCTGCTCCCTGAAGATCAGGCCGCGCAGGTGCGCGCGCTGTGGGAGGAGTTCGAAGCGATGCAGACTCCTGAGGCGCGATTCGCGGCGGCGCTGGACCGTCTTCAGCCTCTGCTACATAACTATTACACGAAAGGGGAAGCCTGGCGCAGGCACGGAGTCCGCCGCAGCCAGGTTCTGAAGCGCAACGCTCACATCCGGGAGGGTGCCCCCAAACTCTGGGCGTTTGCGGAGGAGCTGATTGCAGAGTCGGTCCGGAAGGGTTATCTGGCAGATGGCTGA
- a CDS encoding XRE family transcriptional regulator, producing MEVGQNEGISTGQKLRKAREQKQLALEDIARQTRIRKEFLEALEEERLDAFPGAVYARAFLREYSAFLGLDGEDLVASMFPESQPKSEGSPVASSFSRKSTPVPLVAVALLAAAVVVGAVLLRPALNVAPSSPQVEPAPQSPPGTCAPLDVESNATVSGVRLRIRAEAPCWMRIQSGGRVLYEGTLRTGDSVHFASREAIVLLAGNAGALRVRHNEGTEEVPGKYGEVITRVFEPANAD from the coding sequence ATGGAAGTCGGTCAGAACGAAGGCATCTCCACAGGCCAGAAGCTGCGGAAGGCACGAGAGCAGAAGCAGCTTGCGCTTGAAGATATTGCACGACAGACCCGGATCCGCAAGGAGTTTCTTGAGGCGCTGGAAGAGGAGCGGCTGGACGCCTTTCCGGGCGCCGTGTATGCCCGGGCCTTCCTGCGGGAATACTCCGCCTTTCTGGGGCTGGACGGAGAGGATCTGGTGGCGTCCATGTTTCCTGAGAGCCAGCCCAAATCAGAAGGCTCCCCTGTTGCCTCTTCCTTTTCCCGCAAGAGCACACCTGTGCCCCTGGTGGCGGTCGCGCTGTTAGCGGCTGCCGTGGTCGTCGGAGCGGTCTTGCTACGGCCGGCGCTCAATGTGGCGCCGTCTTCACCCCAAGTGGAGCCGGCACCGCAATCGCCGCCTGGAACTTGCGCTCCGTTGGATGTCGAAAGCAACGCCACAGTTAGCGGAGTCCGGCTGCGCATTCGCGCCGAGGCCCCATGCTGGATGCGCATCCAGTCTGGGGGACGGGTGCTCTATGAAGGCACTCTGCGCACCGGTGATTCGGTGCATTTCGCTTCACGCGAGGCCATCGTCCTGCTAGCCGGAAATGCGGGGGCTCTCCGTGTCCGGCACAACGAGGGAACTGAAGAGGTTCCGGGAAAATACGGTGAGGTCATCACGAGGGTCTTTGAACCGGCTAATGCCGATTGA
- a CDS encoding cyclase — protein sequence MDKESHRSFCYVDATVPLGGLTPVWETDPPVSVERIASFDAGDSCNITRIALSVHTGTHLDAPCHFLPAGSAVEQLPLEVLCGPAYVLNLETVTGPVEPPNLEEVPDNCERLVLRTANTTRNLMHRRQFTRDYAHLSPDAAQWIASREIRLVGIDYLSVERFRPPEPVVHRTLLRAGVIPVEGLDLTDVEPGWWELICLPLRITGSDGSPVRAVFRRPVG from the coding sequence TTGGACAAGGAGAGCCATAGAAGTTTTTGCTATGTCGACGCCACGGTTCCCCTCGGCGGCCTGACCCCCGTCTGGGAGACAGACCCCCCCGTCTCGGTCGAACGCATCGCCAGCTTTGATGCAGGAGATTCCTGCAATATCACGCGGATTGCGCTTTCCGTGCACACAGGCACGCATCTCGATGCTCCTTGCCACTTCCTCCCGGCAGGTTCCGCAGTAGAACAGCTTCCACTGGAGGTACTGTGTGGTCCGGCATACGTGTTGAACCTGGAGACGGTGACGGGACCTGTTGAACCGCCGAACCTAGAAGAGGTTCCCGACAACTGCGAGCGGCTGGTCCTGCGCACGGCTAACACCACCCGAAACTTGATGCACCGGCGGCAGTTCACACGCGACTACGCACACCTCTCCCCCGACGCGGCGCAGTGGATCGCGAGCCGGGAGATCCGTCTGGTGGGTATTGACTACCTTTCCGTGGAGCGCTTTCGGCCTCCCGAGCCGGTGGTGCACAGAACCCTGCTGCGGGCGGGCGTTATTCCGGTGGAGGGATTGGACCTGACGGATGTCGAGCCGGGATGGTGGGAGCTGATCTGCCTGCCGCTCAGAATCACGGGTAGCGATGGCAGTCCCGTCCGCGCCGTCTTCCGGCGTCCGGTCGGTTGA